From the Syngnathoides biaculeatus isolate LvHL_M chromosome 10, ASM1980259v1, whole genome shotgun sequence genome, one window contains:
- the LOC133507712 gene encoding potassium voltage-gated channel subfamily A member 10 isoform X4 has product MEVPLVNFENVDDAVLNLGDPSDSGYPTSPTSEARDPEASPHRLPSPRPSPRWGRREGPSPSTPSKATSSSCSLIANLKLLVSGESGSETVFSRMQRDCYDNEDLFEKIGVEDRDQKVVINVSGLMFETHLSTLNRFPETLLGDPVKRMRHFDPMKNEYFFDRNRPSFDGVLYFYQSGGRVRRPANVPLDVFASEIVFYQLGHEAMEQFREDEGFIKEPEVLLPTNELQRQFWLLFEYPESSSAAKSVALVSVFVIIISVVIFCLETLPEFREGGDFPPDVARVVNGTREGSSTYPAAKDVLAYLTDPFFIVETICIIWFCFEVGVRFAACPKLATTPSDDANSSQNTSLAILRIIRLVRVFRIFKLSRHSKGLQILGQTLKASMRELGLLIFFLFIGVILFSSAIFFAEVDEPQTQFVSIPDGFWWAVVTMTTVGYGDMCPITIGGKMVGTLCAIAGVLTIALPVPVIVSNFNYFYHRESEQEEKQMIDAATEAQKSTLARKYGSAASLDKSAWSMEKNAFRS; this is encoded by the exons ATGGAG GTTCCTCTGGTTAACTTCGAAAACGTGGACGATGCGGTCCTCAACTTGGGCGACCCCAGCGATTCGGGCTACCCAACGTCGCCCACGTCGGAGGccagggatcccgaggcatcaCCCCACCGCCTGCCCTCCCCGCGCCCGTCCCCTCGCTGGGGCCGCCGCGAGGGTCCTTCCCCTTCCACGCCGTCCAAAGCCACTTCCAGTAGCTGCAGCCTGATCGCTAATCTGAAGCTCCTGGTGAGCGGTGAGTCGGGTTCCGAGACTGTCTTCAGCAGGATGCAAAGGGACTGCTACGACAACGAGGACTTGTTCGAGAAGATTGGCGTGGAGGACCGAGACCAAAAAGTGGTCATCAATGTCTCGGGCCTGATGTTCGAGACGCACCTGAGCACGCTCAACCGGTTCCCGGAGACTCTACTGGGCGACCCCGTCAAACGAATGCGCCACTTTGACCCCATGAAGAACGAATATTTCTTTGACCGTAACCGACCTTCTTTCGACGGCGTCCTGTACTTCTACCAGTCTGGCGGGAGGGTCCGAAGGCCAGCCAATGTCCCATTAGATGTTTTCGCCAGTGAGATCGTCTTCTATCAGCTGGGCCACGAAGCTATGGAGCAGTTCCGCGAAGACGAAGGGTTCATCAAAGAGCCTGAGGTCCTGTTACCCACCAACGAGCTTCAGAGACAGTTCTGGCTCCTGTTCGAGTACCCTGAGAGTTCCAGTGCCGCCAAATCCGTCGCGCTGGTCTCTGTGtttgtcatcatcatctccGTTGTTATCTTTTGTTTAGAAACCCTACCGGAGTTCCGCGAGGGCGGAGATTTCCCTCCCGACGTGGCTCGTGTTGTTAATGGGACCAGGGAAGGTTCAAGTACTTATCCCGCTGCCAAAGACGTCCTAGCCTACCTCACGGACCCTTTCTTTATCGTAGAGACCATCTGCATTATCTGGTTCTGCTTTGAGGTCGGCGTCCGCTTCGCCGCGTGTCCCA AACTGGCAACCACTCCCAGCGATGACGCCAACTCCAGCCAAAACACGTCACTCGCCATCCTGAGAATCATCCGCCTGGTGAGAGTGTTCCGCATTTTCAAGCTGTCGCGACACTCCAAGGGGCTCCAGATCCTGGGGCAGACCCTCAAGGCCAGTATGCGAGAGCTCGGCCTgctcatcttcttcctcttcatcggCGTCATCCTCTTCTCCAGCGCCATCTTCTTTGCCGAAGTCGACGAGCCCCAGACGCAGTTCGTCAGCATCCCGGACGGATTCTGGTGGGCGGTGGTCACCATGACCACGGTGGGCTACGGAGACATGTGCCCCATCACCATCGGCGGCAAGATGGTGGGAACGCTGTGCGCCATCGCCGGCGTGCTGACCATCGCGCTGCCCGTGCCCGTCATCGTGTCCAACTTCAACTACTTCTACCACCGCGAATCGGAGCAAGAGGAGAAGCAGATGATCGACGCCGCCACCGAGGCGCAGAAGAGCACGCTGGCCCGCAAGTACGGCAGCGCCGCATCGCTCGACAAAAGCGCCTGGAGCATGGAGAAGAACGCATTCCGCTCATAA
- the LOC133507712 gene encoding potassium voltage-gated channel subfamily A member 10 isoform X2 has protein sequence MEVPLVNFENVDDAVLNLGDPSDSGYPTSPTSEARDPEASPHRLPSPRPSPRWGRREGPSPSTPSKATSSSCSLIANLKLLVSGESGSETVFSRMQRDCYDNEDLFEKIGVEDRDQKVVINVSGLMFETHLSTLNRFPETLLGDPVKRMRHFDPMKNEYFFDRNRPSFDGVLYFYQSGGRVRRPANVPLDVFASEIVFYQLGHEAMEQFREDEGFIKEPEVLLPTNELQRQFWLLFEYPESSSAAKSVALVSVFVIIISVVIFCLETLPEFREGGDFPPDVARVVNGTREGSSTYPAAKDVLAYLTDPFFIVETICIIWFCFEVGVRFAACPKLATTPSDDANSSQNTSLAILRIIRLRHLLCRSRRAPDAVRQHPGRILVGGGHHDHGGLRRHVPHHHRRQDGGNAVRHRRRADHRAARARHRVQLQLLLPPRIGARGEADDRRRHRGAEEHAGPQVRQRRIARQKRLEHGEERIPLIKRHFPPLRFFFVCLFFFVLLRPLPELSSLGRSEICTSRRKRNHFDKCKFHLFICHITGLLVQDGEGGGTSTTGNNESQK, from the exons ATGGAG GTTCCTCTGGTTAACTTCGAAAACGTGGACGATGCGGTCCTCAACTTGGGCGACCCCAGCGATTCGGGCTACCCAACGTCGCCCACGTCGGAGGccagggatcccgaggcatcaCCCCACCGCCTGCCCTCCCCGCGCCCGTCCCCTCGCTGGGGCCGCCGCGAGGGTCCTTCCCCTTCCACGCCGTCCAAAGCCACTTCCAGTAGCTGCAGCCTGATCGCTAATCTGAAGCTCCTGGTGAGCGGTGAGTCGGGTTCCGAGACTGTCTTCAGCAGGATGCAAAGGGACTGCTACGACAACGAGGACTTGTTCGAGAAGATTGGCGTGGAGGACCGAGACCAAAAAGTGGTCATCAATGTCTCGGGCCTGATGTTCGAGACGCACCTGAGCACGCTCAACCGGTTCCCGGAGACTCTACTGGGCGACCCCGTCAAACGAATGCGCCACTTTGACCCCATGAAGAACGAATATTTCTTTGACCGTAACCGACCTTCTTTCGACGGCGTCCTGTACTTCTACCAGTCTGGCGGGAGGGTCCGAAGGCCAGCCAATGTCCCATTAGATGTTTTCGCCAGTGAGATCGTCTTCTATCAGCTGGGCCACGAAGCTATGGAGCAGTTCCGCGAAGACGAAGGGTTCATCAAAGAGCCTGAGGTCCTGTTACCCACCAACGAGCTTCAGAGACAGTTCTGGCTCCTGTTCGAGTACCCTGAGAGTTCCAGTGCCGCCAAATCCGTCGCGCTGGTCTCTGTGtttgtcatcatcatctccGTTGTTATCTTTTGTTTAGAAACCCTACCGGAGTTCCGCGAGGGCGGAGATTTCCCTCCCGACGTGGCTCGTGTTGTTAATGGGACCAGGGAAGGTTCAAGTACTTATCCCGCTGCCAAAGACGTCCTAGCCTACCTCACGGACCCTTTCTTTATCGTAGAGACCATCTGCATTATCTGGTTCTGCTTTGAGGTCGGCGTCCGCTTCGCCGCGTGTCCCA AACTGGCAACCACTCCCAGCGATGACGCCAACTCCAGCCAAAACACGTCACTCGCCATCCTGAGAATCATCCGCCTG CGCCATCTTCTTTGCCGAAGTCGACGAGCCCCAGACGCAGTTCGTCAGCATCCCGGACGGATTCTGGTGGGCGGTGGTCACCATGACCACGGTGGGCTACGGAGACATGTGCCCCATCACCATCGGCGGCAAGATGGTGGGAACGCTGTGCGCCATCGCCGGCGTGCTGACCATCGCGCTGCCCGTGCCCGTCATCGTGTCCAACTTCAACTACTTCTACCACCGCGAATCGGAGCAAGAGGAGAAGCAGATGATCGACGCCGCCACCGAGGCGCAGAAGAGCACGCTGGCCCGCAAGTACGGCAGCGCCGCATCGCTCGACAAAAGCGCCTGGAGCATGGAGAAGAACGCATTCCGCTCATAAAGCGACATTTTCCTccgctgcgttttttttttgtttgtttgtttttttttgtactgctaCGGCCTTTACCTGAGTTGTCTTCTTTGGGACGAAGTGAAATATGCACGAGTCGGCGCAAGAGGAACCATTTTGACAAATGCAAATTCCATCTGTTCATTTGCCATATTACTGGGCTACTTGTCcaagatggggaggggggggggacaagcaCTACTGGGAATAACGAATCCCAAAAGTAA
- the LOC133507712 gene encoding potassium voltage-gated channel subfamily A member 10 isoform X3 translates to MEVPLVNFENVDDAVLNLGDPSDSGYPTSPTSEARDPEASPHRLPSPRPSPRWGRREGPSPSTPSKATSSSCSLIANLKLLVSGESGSETVFSRMQRDCYDNEDLFEKIGVEDRDQKVVINVSGLMFETHLSTLNRFPETLLGDPVKRMRHFDPMKNEYFFDRNRPSFDGVLYFYQSGGRVRRPANVPLDVFASEIVFYQLGHEAMEQFREDEGFIKEPEVLLPTNELQRQFWLLFEYPESSSAAKSVALVSVFVIIISVVIFCLETLPEFREGGDFPPDVARVVNGTREGSSTYPAAKDVLAYLTDPFFIVETICIIWFCFEVGVRFAACPSKSDFFNNIMNVIDIVSIIPYFVTLGTELATTPSDDANSSQNTSLAILRIIRLVRVFRIFKLSRHSKGLQILGQTLKASMRELGLLIFFLFIGVILFSSAIFFAEVDEPQTQFVSIPDGFWWAVVTMTTVGYGDMCPITIGGKMVGTLCAIAGVLTIALPVPVIVSNFNYFYHRESEQEEKQMIDAATEAQKSTLARKYGSAASLDKSAWSMEKNAFRS, encoded by the exons ATGGAG GTTCCTCTGGTTAACTTCGAAAACGTGGACGATGCGGTCCTCAACTTGGGCGACCCCAGCGATTCGGGCTACCCAACGTCGCCCACGTCGGAGGccagggatcccgaggcatcaCCCCACCGCCTGCCCTCCCCGCGCCCGTCCCCTCGCTGGGGCCGCCGCGAGGGTCCTTCCCCTTCCACGCCGTCCAAAGCCACTTCCAGTAGCTGCAGCCTGATCGCTAATCTGAAGCTCCTGGTGAGCGGTGAGTCGGGTTCCGAGACTGTCTTCAGCAGGATGCAAAGGGACTGCTACGACAACGAGGACTTGTTCGAGAAGATTGGCGTGGAGGACCGAGACCAAAAAGTGGTCATCAATGTCTCGGGCCTGATGTTCGAGACGCACCTGAGCACGCTCAACCGGTTCCCGGAGACTCTACTGGGCGACCCCGTCAAACGAATGCGCCACTTTGACCCCATGAAGAACGAATATTTCTTTGACCGTAACCGACCTTCTTTCGACGGCGTCCTGTACTTCTACCAGTCTGGCGGGAGGGTCCGAAGGCCAGCCAATGTCCCATTAGATGTTTTCGCCAGTGAGATCGTCTTCTATCAGCTGGGCCACGAAGCTATGGAGCAGTTCCGCGAAGACGAAGGGTTCATCAAAGAGCCTGAGGTCCTGTTACCCACCAACGAGCTTCAGAGACAGTTCTGGCTCCTGTTCGAGTACCCTGAGAGTTCCAGTGCCGCCAAATCCGTCGCGCTGGTCTCTGTGtttgtcatcatcatctccGTTGTTATCTTTTGTTTAGAAACCCTACCGGAGTTCCGCGAGGGCGGAGATTTCCCTCCCGACGTGGCTCGTGTTGTTAATGGGACCAGGGAAGGTTCAAGTACTTATCCCGCTGCCAAAGACGTCCTAGCCTACCTCACGGACCCTTTCTTTATCGTAGAGACCATCTGCATTATCTGGTTCTGCTTTGAGGTCGGCGTCCGCTTCGCCGCGTGTCCCAGTAAGAGCGACTTCTTCAACAACATCATGAACGTCATCGACATCGTGTCCATCATCCCGTACTTCGTCACTCTGGGCACAGAACTGGCAACCACTCCCAGCGATGACGCCAACTCCAGCCAAAACACGTCACTCGCCATCCTGAGAATCATCCGCCTGGTGAGAGTGTTCCGCATTTTCAAGCTGTCGCGACACTCCAAGGGGCTCCAGATCCTGGGGCAGACCCTCAAGGCCAGTATGCGAGAGCTCGGCCTgctcatcttcttcctcttcatcggCGTCATCCTCTTCTCCAGCGCCATCTTCTTTGCCGAAGTCGACGAGCCCCAGACGCAGTTCGTCAGCATCCCGGACGGATTCTGGTGGGCGGTGGTCACCATGACCACGGTGGGCTACGGAGACATGTGCCCCATCACCATCGGCGGCAAGATGGTGGGAACGCTGTGCGCCATCGCCGGCGTGCTGACCATCGCGCTGCCCGTGCCCGTCATCGTGTCCAACTTCAACTACTTCTACCACCGCGAATCGGAGCAAGAGGAGAAGCAGATGATCGACGCCGCCACCGAGGCGCAGAAGAGCACGCTGGCCCGCAAGTACGGCAGCGCCGCATCGCTCGACAAAAGCGCCTGGAGCATGGAGAAGAACGCATTCCGCTCATAA
- the LOC133507712 gene encoding potassium voltage-gated channel subfamily A member 10 isoform X1, giving the protein MEVPLVNFENVDDAVLNLGDPSDSGYPTSPTSEARDPEASPHRLPSPRPSPRWGRREGPSPSTPSKATSSSCSLIANLKLLVSGESGSETVFSRMQRDCYDNEDLFEKIGVEDRDQKVVINVSGLMFETHLSTLNRFPETLLGDPVKRMRHFDPMKNEYFFDRNRPSFDGVLYFYQSGGRVRRPANVPLDVFASEIVFYQLGHEAMEQFREDEGFIKEPEVLLPTNELQRQFWLLFEYPESSSAAKSVALVSVFVIIISVVIFCLETLPEFREGGDFPPDVARVVNGTREGSSTYPAAKDVLAYLTDPFFIVETICIIWFCFEVGVRFAACPSKSDFFNNIMNVIDIVSIIPYFVTLGTELATTPSDDANSSQNTSLAILRIIRLRHLLCRSRRAPDAVRQHPGRILVGGGHHDHGGLRRHVPHHHRRQDGGNAVRHRRRADHRAARARHRVQLQLLLPPRIGARGEADDRRRHRGAEEHAGPQVRQRRIARQKRLEHGEERIPLIKRHFPPLRFFFVCLFFFVLLRPLPELSSLGRSEICTSRRKRNHFDKCKFHLFICHITGLLVQDGEGGGTSTTGNNESQK; this is encoded by the exons ATGGAG GTTCCTCTGGTTAACTTCGAAAACGTGGACGATGCGGTCCTCAACTTGGGCGACCCCAGCGATTCGGGCTACCCAACGTCGCCCACGTCGGAGGccagggatcccgaggcatcaCCCCACCGCCTGCCCTCCCCGCGCCCGTCCCCTCGCTGGGGCCGCCGCGAGGGTCCTTCCCCTTCCACGCCGTCCAAAGCCACTTCCAGTAGCTGCAGCCTGATCGCTAATCTGAAGCTCCTGGTGAGCGGTGAGTCGGGTTCCGAGACTGTCTTCAGCAGGATGCAAAGGGACTGCTACGACAACGAGGACTTGTTCGAGAAGATTGGCGTGGAGGACCGAGACCAAAAAGTGGTCATCAATGTCTCGGGCCTGATGTTCGAGACGCACCTGAGCACGCTCAACCGGTTCCCGGAGACTCTACTGGGCGACCCCGTCAAACGAATGCGCCACTTTGACCCCATGAAGAACGAATATTTCTTTGACCGTAACCGACCTTCTTTCGACGGCGTCCTGTACTTCTACCAGTCTGGCGGGAGGGTCCGAAGGCCAGCCAATGTCCCATTAGATGTTTTCGCCAGTGAGATCGTCTTCTATCAGCTGGGCCACGAAGCTATGGAGCAGTTCCGCGAAGACGAAGGGTTCATCAAAGAGCCTGAGGTCCTGTTACCCACCAACGAGCTTCAGAGACAGTTCTGGCTCCTGTTCGAGTACCCTGAGAGTTCCAGTGCCGCCAAATCCGTCGCGCTGGTCTCTGTGtttgtcatcatcatctccGTTGTTATCTTTTGTTTAGAAACCCTACCGGAGTTCCGCGAGGGCGGAGATTTCCCTCCCGACGTGGCTCGTGTTGTTAATGGGACCAGGGAAGGTTCAAGTACTTATCCCGCTGCCAAAGACGTCCTAGCCTACCTCACGGACCCTTTCTTTATCGTAGAGACCATCTGCATTATCTGGTTCTGCTTTGAGGTCGGCGTCCGCTTCGCCGCGTGTCCCAGTAAGAGCGACTTCTTCAACAACATCATGAACGTCATCGACATCGTGTCCATCATCCCGTACTTCGTCACTCTGGGCACAGAACTGGCAACCACTCCCAGCGATGACGCCAACTCCAGCCAAAACACGTCACTCGCCATCCTGAGAATCATCCGCCTG CGCCATCTTCTTTGCCGAAGTCGACGAGCCCCAGACGCAGTTCGTCAGCATCCCGGACGGATTCTGGTGGGCGGTGGTCACCATGACCACGGTGGGCTACGGAGACATGTGCCCCATCACCATCGGCGGCAAGATGGTGGGAACGCTGTGCGCCATCGCCGGCGTGCTGACCATCGCGCTGCCCGTGCCCGTCATCGTGTCCAACTTCAACTACTTCTACCACCGCGAATCGGAGCAAGAGGAGAAGCAGATGATCGACGCCGCCACCGAGGCGCAGAAGAGCACGCTGGCCCGCAAGTACGGCAGCGCCGCATCGCTCGACAAAAGCGCCTGGAGCATGGAGAAGAACGCATTCCGCTCATAAAGCGACATTTTCCTccgctgcgttttttttttgtttgtttgtttttttttgtactgctaCGGCCTTTACCTGAGTTGTCTTCTTTGGGACGAAGTGAAATATGCACGAGTCGGCGCAAGAGGAACCATTTTGACAAATGCAAATTCCATCTGTTCATTTGCCATATTACTGGGCTACTTGTCcaagatggggaggggggggggacaagcaCTACTGGGAATAACGAATCCCAAAAGTAA
- the LOC133508078 gene encoding uncharacterized protein LOC133508078 yields MEAQAAQRWPNNSPVISVAPNDTRRLLEVYVKRSLSLCGESAGISRAERELKWVTIPKRHRRHSSDPSIHLALGMSEDSRVPTISSADPPPDNQVRKVPKKNKKLSLWKNFLDLFSRKSTEEKDEEPACPDDPPAASDNDLDLGSVCLPASTPASSTKKSLKGLKRRFSKRRLSLMKFNKREELNAEDITSIEAVVSVEPTISYYEKVSEELERILHEVKENEEAETMSDEEVINRIIDLTKEHGDAMDNKIKDNATLSNFFKGMSYSSFRSLVDDYLENEASPTLAQPTVLPTAPELVKLAFTLDITARVAGLSRQNVGHITGLGNRYLQDRFEYKQACSDHPQ; encoded by the exons ATGGAAGCCCAGGCGGCCCAGCGATGGCCCAACAACAGTCCTGTGATTTCAGTGGCGCCCAACGACACGCGCCGTCTTCTGGAGGTTTACGTCAAACGCAGCCTCAGCCTCTGCGGCGAGTCGGCGGGAATAAGCCGAGCTGAACGTGAACTCAAGTGGGTGACCATCCCCAAAAGGCACAGGAGACATTCCAGCGACCCTTCCATTCACTTGGCCTTGGGCATGAGCGAAGACTCTCGGGTCCCGACGATCTCATCCGCCGACCCTCCCCCGGACAACCAGGTCAGGAAGGTGCCCAAGAAGAACAAAAAGCTCTCCTTGTGGAAGAACTTCCTGGATCTGTTCTCGCGGAAGAGCACTGAGGAGAAAGACGAGGAGCCCGCGTGTCCGGACGACCCTCCGGCAGCATCCGACAACGACTTGGACTTAGGTTCTGTGTGCCTGCCCGCCTCGACGCCGGCCTCCTCGACCAAAAAGTCCTTAAAGGGCTTGAAAAGAAGGTTCTCCAAGAGGCGTCTGTCCCTCATGAAATTCAACAAGCGAGAGGAGTTGAACGCGGAGGACATCACATCAATAGAAG CTGTGGTGAGCGTGGAACCGACCATCTCCTACTATGAGAAGGTGTCGGAGGAACTGGAGAGGATTCTCCACGAGGTCAAAGAAAACGAGGAGGCGGAGACAATGTCGGACG AGGAAGTCATCAACCGGATCATTGATTTGACAAAGGAGCATGGAGACGCTATGGACAACAAG ATTAAAGACAACGCCACCCTGAGCAACTTCTTCAAGGGGATGTCGTACTCGTCCTTCCGGAGCCTGGTGGACGACTACCTGGAGAACGAGGCGTCGCCCACGCTCGCCCAGCCCACCGTCCTGCCCACGGCGCCCGAGCTGGTCAAGCTGGCCTTCACGCTGGACATCACGGCCCGCGTCGCAGGCCTCTCCCGGCAAAACGTCGGCCACATCACCGGCCTGGGCAACCGCTACCTGCAAGACCGATTCGAGTACAAGCAA